From a single Fulvivirga ulvae genomic region:
- a CDS encoding right-handed parallel beta-helix repeat-containing protein has translation MKSILPVIFLLLAFMACKPEEEKLTFDSSASLRFSTDTIFFDTVFTKVSSEIRNITKRLKVYNDSDNAVEIASISLKKSTSPYTIYVNGRPSSSFENTRLLGNDSLLVLVEVTIDPADENLPFIVSDEISFLTNSNKQNVQLVAWGQDANFLRDSVLACNVTWTNERPYVIYNSVLIDSLCSLTIEPGTQIYSHNGSYIFVKGTIDAQGEAEKRVLFRNDRLDFKEVPGQWGGIIFLPGSKNNNINHTDIRNAEVGIYLGTPDDDTEPDLIIGNSTIENIGGNTKLPINGGLVLPGYGILAITSDMYVYNTVINNCAINTLGNYAGGSYRYEHCTFANYSFDFFREDPSVVFSDNLVIGEDALLVDDLEVELANSIIWGSLKDEIIISNSGQASFSLSMSNNLLKTSNEDFNVNGNILNEDPNFVYPRDHDYKLDTLSPAKDKGIVLGLGTDHDGKPRDDNPDLGAFERIEN, from the coding sequence GTGAAGAGTATCTTACCTGTAATATTTTTACTGCTGGCATTTATGGCCTGCAAGCCCGAAGAAGAAAAGCTGACCTTCGATAGCAGCGCCAGTCTCAGGTTTTCTACCGATACCATCTTTTTTGATACCGTATTTACCAAAGTCAGTAGTGAGATCAGGAATATCACAAAGCGGCTGAAAGTATATAATGACAGCGACAATGCTGTTGAGATAGCCAGCATATCCCTAAAAAAGTCCACTTCTCCATACACCATTTATGTAAACGGACGGCCATCTTCAAGCTTTGAAAATACAAGGCTGCTGGGCAATGACAGCCTTCTGGTATTGGTTGAGGTCACTATTGATCCTGCTGATGAAAACCTGCCGTTTATTGTATCCGATGAGATCAGCTTCCTGACCAATAGCAACAAACAGAATGTTCAACTAGTAGCATGGGGTCAGGATGCCAATTTTTTGAGGGATTCCGTACTGGCTTGTAATGTTACCTGGACCAATGAGCGGCCTTATGTCATTTACAATTCAGTACTTATTGATTCTTTGTGCTCACTGACTATTGAGCCTGGTACGCAAATATATTCGCATAACGGATCGTACATTTTTGTAAAGGGCACCATCGACGCACAGGGTGAGGCAGAAAAGAGGGTATTATTCAGAAATGACCGGCTTGATTTTAAGGAGGTACCCGGCCAGTGGGGAGGTATAATTTTCCTGCCCGGCAGCAAAAACAATAACATAAACCATACTGACATTCGCAATGCAGAAGTGGGTATATACCTTGGCACACCCGATGATGACACCGAGCCGGATCTGATCATTGGCAACAGTACTATTGAAAATATCGGTGGAAACACCAAACTACCCATAAACGGTGGGCTTGTTTTACCCGGATATGGCATTCTGGCAATTACTTCCGACATGTACGTCTACAATACCGTGATAAACAACTGTGCAATAAATACCCTTGGAAACTATGCGGGTGGCAGCTACCGGTATGAGCATTGCACCTTTGCCAACTACTCTTTCGATTTTTTCAGAGAAGATCCTTCCGTGGTTTTTTCAGACAACCTGGTGATCGGTGAAGATGCGCTGTTAGTTGATGATCTAGAAGTTGAACTGGCTAACTCAATTATCTGGGGCTCTCTCAAAGATGAAATTATTATCAGCAACAGCGGACAAGCCAGTTTCAGTCTAAGTATGTCCAATAACCTGCTCAAAACATCAAATGAAGACTTTAATGTTAACGGCAATATCCTAAATGAAGACCCCAATTTTGTGTATCCGAGGGATCATGATTACAAATTGGATACACTTTCTCCAGCCAAGGACAAAGGCATAGTACTTGGCCTGGGTACAGACCACGATGGTAAACCCCGTGACGACAACCCTGATCTTGGGGCTTTTGAAAGAATAGAAAACTAG
- the prfA gene encoding peptide chain release factor 1: MIQKLEEIKHRFEEVGQLIVQPDAMADMKKYSQLSKEYKDLQKIVEKYDEYKDVLSNIDNAKQVIKTEKDEEFREMAKMELDELDPKKEELEDELKQMLIPKDPNDDKDAILEIRAGTGGDEAAIFAGDLFRMYQRFCERIGLKLTVLDLTEGTSGGYKEIVSTVSGDNAYGTLKFESGVHRVQRVPQTETQGRVHTSAATVAVLPEMDDVEVDIDMNDVRKDTFCSSGPGGQSVNTTYSAVRLTHIPSGIVVSCQDQKSQLKNFDKALKVLRSRLYEIELAKHNEAVGAQRKSMVGSGDRSDKIRTYNYPQSRVTDHRINYSQHNLPAVMDGEIDEFIEQLHMAESAMKMKEGE; the protein is encoded by the coding sequence ATGATTCAAAAACTTGAGGAAATAAAGCATAGGTTTGAAGAAGTAGGACAGCTGATCGTGCAGCCCGACGCGATGGCTGATATGAAAAAGTACTCACAACTGAGCAAAGAATATAAGGACCTCCAGAAGATCGTTGAAAAATACGACGAGTATAAAGATGTCCTATCCAATATAGATAATGCTAAGCAGGTAATTAAAACCGAAAAAGATGAAGAGTTCCGCGAAATGGCGAAGATGGAACTTGACGAACTTGACCCAAAAAAGGAAGAGCTTGAAGACGAGCTGAAGCAGATGCTCATACCTAAAGACCCCAATGATGATAAAGATGCAATCCTTGAGATCCGTGCAGGTACAGGTGGAGATGAAGCCGCAATTTTTGCTGGCGATCTTTTCAGAATGTATCAGAGGTTCTGCGAACGTATAGGCCTAAAGCTTACCGTACTTGACCTGACGGAGGGAACCAGCGGTGGCTATAAGGAAATTGTCAGCACCGTTTCCGGTGACAATGCCTATGGCACTTTAAAGTTTGAATCTGGTGTACACCGCGTACAAAGGGTACCTCAAACGGAAACCCAGGGCCGGGTACATACCTCTGCTGCCACTGTAGCCGTATTACCTGAAATGGACGACGTTGAGGTAGATATAGACATGAACGATGTTCGTAAAGACACTTTCTGTTCATCAGGTCCGGGTGGTCAGTCTGTTAACACCACGTATTCTGCCGTCAGGCTTACCCACATACCGAGTGGTATCGTTGTGTCCTGCCAGGATCAGAAATCGCAGTTAAAGAACTTTGATAAGGCATTAAAAGTATTGCGCTCACGTCTTTATGAAATAGAGCTTGCAAAGCATAATGAAGCCGTTGGGGCCCAAAGGAAATCCATGGTAGGCAGTGGCGACCGTTCAGATAAGATCAGGACTTACAATTACCCGCAAAGCCGTGTTACAGATCACAGGATCAATTACAGCCAGCACAACCTGCCAGCCGTAATGGATGGGGAAATAGATGAGTTTATCGAACAACTGCACATGGCGGAAAGTGCAATGAAGATGAAAGAAGGAGAATAA
- a CDS encoding Kazal-type serine protease inhibitor family protein, which produces MKNLILLLLVGFALACDHNEQASDCIDESQIDPEGICTKQYDPVCGCDGKTYGNPCEAEKAGVTSWTEGECDASEQS; this is translated from the coding sequence ATGAAAAATTTGATCTTACTACTGCTGGTTGGTTTTGCGCTCGCCTGTGATCATAATGAACAGGCAAGCGACTGTATTGATGAGTCACAGATAGACCCTGAGGGAATCTGCACAAAGCAGTACGACCCCGTGTGCGGCTGTGATGGAAAGACTTATGGCAACCCTTGCGAAGCAGAAAAAGCCGGGGTTACTTCCTGGACAGAGGGTGAGTGTGACGCAAGCGAGCAATCCTGA
- a CDS encoding DNA-3-methyladenine glycosylase I: MKTRCGWAEGQFDEYVKYHDEEWGLPVHDDKVHFEFLILEGAQAGLSWATILKKRDGYRTAFSNFDPARVAQYDEKKILELIDYPGIVRNKLKIRGAVNNAKRFLEIQKEFGSFDNYIWRFVGGSPINGHRKNMSEVPATTAESDALSKDLKKRGFKFVGSTVIYAHMQACGLVNDHAVDCFRHKEVM, from the coding sequence ATGAAAACACGCTGCGGATGGGCTGAAGGCCAGTTTGATGAATACGTAAAATACCATGATGAAGAATGGGGGCTGCCAGTTCACGATGATAAAGTCCATTTTGAGTTTCTCATTCTCGAAGGGGCCCAGGCAGGATTGAGTTGGGCCACTATACTTAAAAAAAGAGACGGTTACAGAACTGCGTTTTCTAATTTCGATCCGGCCAGGGTAGCTCAGTACGATGAAAAGAAAATACTTGAACTAATTGACTACCCTGGTATAGTAAGAAATAAACTAAAGATCCGCGGAGCTGTTAATAATGCAAAGCGCTTTTTAGAGATTCAAAAGGAGTTCGGTAGTTTTGATAATTACATATGGAGGTTTGTAGGAGGCTCACCAATCAACGGCCACCGGAAGAACATGTCAGAAGTGCCGGCAACTACCGCAGAATCAGATGCGCTTAGTAAGGATTTAAAGAAAAGAGGGTTCAAGTTTGTGGGAAGTACGGTTATTTATGCCCACATGCAAGCATGCGGATTGGTAAATGACCATGCTGTAGACTGCTTCAGGCATAAGGAGGTTATGTAA
- a CDS encoding RidA family protein produces the protein MKTIKTLLTGIVLLSAIKMLNAQTPEQMLEKLGIELIKPTKPVANYTKAVQSGNLVFLSGHGPSKGDGTSIKGKLGSDLTLEEGQEAARIAAISLLSTLKAEIGDLSRVKRIVKVTGMVNCTPDFYDQSKVINGCSDLLVEVFGEKGKHARAAVGMVSLPFNIAVEIEMIVEVK, from the coding sequence ATGAAAACAATCAAGACCCTGCTGACAGGCATAGTTTTGCTGTCCGCTATTAAAATGCTGAATGCTCAGACTCCGGAGCAAATGTTGGAAAAGTTAGGTATAGAACTTATCAAGCCAACTAAGCCTGTAGCTAATTATACCAAAGCTGTTCAAAGTGGCAACCTAGTATTTCTCTCAGGACACGGACCATCTAAAGGAGATGGCACCAGCATTAAAGGTAAGCTCGGATCTGACCTTACCCTTGAGGAAGGTCAGGAAGCCGCGCGCATTGCTGCCATCTCGCTTTTATCAACGCTGAAAGCTGAAATTGGAGATCTCAGTAGGGTAAAACGAATAGTAAAAGTTACAGGGATGGTCAATTGCACCCCGGATTTTTATGATCAGTCAAAAGTCATCAATGGCTGCTCAGATCTGCTGGTGGAGGTTTTCGGTGAGAAGGGAAAGCATGCCCGAGCGGCAGTTGGTATGGTGTCATTGCCTTTCAACATCGCCGTAGAAATAGAGATGATAGTAGAAGTGAAATAG